A single genomic interval of Anopheles marshallii chromosome 2, idAnoMarsDA_429_01, whole genome shotgun sequence harbors:
- the LOC128708868 gene encoding uncharacterized protein LOC128708868 yields the protein MSSNPCKHGDREKDQNNNFVNATAHGGAGIDREARARRIASRSARDALHQQMFRGARTQQQYHNQQHQQQQSGGSPRGDKDTAASTGCNGGGSQVTAKVIWGNVSAIKELREQEQNERQLGARAAGRRQ from the coding sequence ATGTCTTCGAACCCGTGCAAGCATGGCGACCGAGAGAAGGATCAGAATAATAATTTCGTTAACGCCACCGCCCACGGTGGAGCGGGAATAGATCGAGAGGCGCGGGCCCGTCGTATTGCGTCCCGATCGGCCAGAGATGCTCTCCATCAGCAAATGTTTCGGGGAGCAAGAACGCAGCAACAGTACCAcaaccagcagcaccagcagcagcaatccgGTGGCAGTCCGCGCGGCGACAAAGACACGGCAGCCAGTACGGGGTGTAACGGAGGGGGATCACAAGTGACGGCTAAAGTCATATGGGGCAATGTCAGTGCCATCAAGGAGCTCCGTGAACAGGAGCAAAACGAACGACAACTCGGTGCTCGCGCCGCGGGACGTCGACAGTGA